From the genome of Sylvia atricapilla isolate bSylAtr1 chromosome 26, bSylAtr1.pri, whole genome shotgun sequence, one region includes:
- the TPGS1 gene encoding tubulin polyglutamylase complex subunit 1 isoform X1 gives MAARKLPARAEVRPKMAAYEKRRAAAAPVPTGGSGPPESGRAAPGGGGLAEDSAAEFLLRAGVTAMVREALLKVLEARPAEPVSFLAEYFERLVLAEAAAEPPGPPQRLARALWYVCLAHHSHRTAFDSNAGAAYEVLGCGGRRRAAGVDGRLYSELLRRICQRGAAPAEAAAELLRRVRCRDHEAVPFDVFRYGVLTCCVLLEFAAKADALFAVLGAGDSADTRLCQAVLRALEDALGTGHGSRPGRYLEAGSRLGPDRLALAMDQALQERKLGSSMSREEFLRKATALFIAKVKPVE, from the exons ATGGCGGCACGGAAACTTCCGGCCCGGGCGGAAGTGCGTCCCAAGATGGCGGCGTACGAGAAGCGGCGAGCGGCCGCCGCCCCGGTGCCGACGGGGGGCAGCGGGCCGCCGGAGtcggggcgggcggcgccgggggGCGGCGGCCTGGCAGAAGACAGCGCGGCGGAGTTTCTGCTGCGAGCCGGCGTCACGGCCATGGTGCGGGAGGCGCTGCTCAAGGTGCTGGAGGCGCGGCCCGCCGAGCCCGTGTCCTTCCTGGCCGAGTACTTCGAGCGGCTGGTGCTGGCGGAGGCGGCAGCGGAGCCCCCGGGGCCTCCGCAGCGCCTGGCGCGGGCGCTGTGGTACGTGTGCCTGGCTCATCACTCGCACAG GACGGCCTTCGACAGCAACGCCGGAGCGGCCTACGAGGTGCTGGGGTGCGGCGGGAGGCGGAGGGCGGCGGGCGTGGACGGACGGCTCTACAGCGAGCTGCTGCGGCGCATCTGCCAgcgcggggcggccccggccgaGGCGGCGGCCGAGCTGCTGCGCCGCGTCCGCTGCCGCGACCACGAGGCCGTCCCGTTCGACGTGTTCCGCTACGGCGTTCTCACTTGCTGCGTGCTGCTGGAGTTCGCGGCCAAGGCCGACGCGCTGTTCGCCGTGCTGGGCGCTGGGGACTCGGCGGACACccggctgtgccaggctgtgctgcgGGCGCTGGAGGACGCGCTGGGCACCGGGCACGGCTCACGGCCCGGCCGCTACCTGGAGGCGGGCTCCAGGCTGGGCCCCGACAGGCTGGCGCTGGCCATGGACCAGGCgctgcaggagaggaagctCGGCTCCTCCATGAGCAGGGAAGAATTCCTGAGGAAAGCCACCGCCCTGTTCATCGCGAAGGTGAAGCCCGTGGAGTGA
- the TPGS1 gene encoding tubulin polyglutamylase complex subunit 1 isoform X2 translates to MAARKLPARAEVRPKMAAYEKRRAAAAPVPTGGSGPPESGRAAPGGGGLAEDSAAEFLLRAGVTAMVREALLKVLEARPAEPVSFLAEYFERLVLAEAAAEPPGPPQRLARALWTAFDSNAGAAYEVLGCGGRRRAAGVDGRLYSELLRRICQRGAAPAEAAAELLRRVRCRDHEAVPFDVFRYGVLTCCVLLEFAAKADALFAVLGAGDSADTRLCQAVLRALEDALGTGHGSRPGRYLEAGSRLGPDRLALAMDQALQERKLGSSMSREEFLRKATALFIAKVKPVE, encoded by the exons ATGGCGGCACGGAAACTTCCGGCCCGGGCGGAAGTGCGTCCCAAGATGGCGGCGTACGAGAAGCGGCGAGCGGCCGCCGCCCCGGTGCCGACGGGGGGCAGCGGGCCGCCGGAGtcggggcgggcggcgccgggggGCGGCGGCCTGGCAGAAGACAGCGCGGCGGAGTTTCTGCTGCGAGCCGGCGTCACGGCCATGGTGCGGGAGGCGCTGCTCAAGGTGCTGGAGGCGCGGCCCGCCGAGCCCGTGTCCTTCCTGGCCGAGTACTTCGAGCGGCTGGTGCTGGCGGAGGCGGCAGCGGAGCCCCCGGGGCCTCCGCAGCGCCTGGCGCGGGCGCTGTG GACGGCCTTCGACAGCAACGCCGGAGCGGCCTACGAGGTGCTGGGGTGCGGCGGGAGGCGGAGGGCGGCGGGCGTGGACGGACGGCTCTACAGCGAGCTGCTGCGGCGCATCTGCCAgcgcggggcggccccggccgaGGCGGCGGCCGAGCTGCTGCGCCGCGTCCGCTGCCGCGACCACGAGGCCGTCCCGTTCGACGTGTTCCGCTACGGCGTTCTCACTTGCTGCGTGCTGCTGGAGTTCGCGGCCAAGGCCGACGCGCTGTTCGCCGTGCTGGGCGCTGGGGACTCGGCGGACACccggctgtgccaggctgtgctgcgGGCGCTGGAGGACGCGCTGGGCACCGGGCACGGCTCACGGCCCGGCCGCTACCTGGAGGCGGGCTCCAGGCTGGGCCCCGACAGGCTGGCGCTGGCCATGGACCAGGCgctgcaggagaggaagctCGGCTCCTCCATGAGCAGGGAAGAATTCCTGAGGAAAGCCACCGCCCTGTTCATCGCGAAGGTGAAGCCCGTGGAGTGA
- the CDC34 gene encoding ubiquitin-conjugating enzyme E2 R1: MARPAVPSSQKALLLELKGLQEEPVEGFRVGLVDEGDLYTWDVAIFGPPDTHYEGGYFKARLRFPIDYPYSPPAFRFLTKMWHPNIYETGDVCISILHPPVDDPQSGELPSERWNPTQNVRTILLSVISLLNEPNTFSPANVDASVMYRKWKESKGKDREYTDIIRKQVLGTKVDAERDGVKVPTTLAEYCVKTKTPAPDEGSDLFYDDYYEDDEMEEEAESCYGDEDDSGNEES, encoded by the exons ATGGCGCGGCCCGCCGTGCCCAGCTCGCAGAAGgcgctgctgctggagctgaaggggctgcaggaggagcccGTGGAAGGGTTCCGCGTCGGGCTGGTGGACGAAGGGGACCTGTACACCTGGGACGTGGCCATCTTCGGCCCCCCGGACACTCACTACGAGGGCGGGTACTTCAAG GCTCGTCTCCGGTTTCCCATCGACTACCCCTactctcctcctgccttcagGTTCCTAACCAAAATGTGGCACCCCAATATCTATGAG ACAGGTGATGTCTGCATCTCCATCCTCCACCCGCCCGTGGATGACCCGCAGAGCGGGGAGCTGCCCTCGGAGCGCTGGAATCCCACCCAGAACGTGCG GACCATTCTGCTGAGCGTGATCTCACTGCTGAATGAGCCCAACACGTTTTCCCCAGCCAACGTGGACGCCTCTGTGATGTACCGCAAATGGAAGGAGAGCAAAGGGAAGGACCGGGAGTACACGGACATCATCAG GAAGCAGGTGCTGGGCACCAAGGTGGACGCTGAGCGGGATGGAGTGAAGGTCCCCACCACACTGGCTGAGTACTGTGTGAAGACCAAGACTCCAGCCCCGGATGAGGGCTCAGACCTCTTTTATGATGACTATTATGAGGATGATGAAatggaggaggaagcagagagcTGTTACGGTGATGAGGATGACTCCGGCAATGAGGAATCTTGA
- the BSG gene encoding basigin isoform X1 has translation MAAGAAGTRAVLALLVLCSMAAGAAGTSPEITAHVTESSGNLILSCNMSAPHLSISGHKWIRNEKVLEEDENAGTFTSYTIKGKREENSGVYECVFEANPQIRGQVNISVAPQVEAYKKSEHGNEGDMGVLICKNPSFPAVTTWSWSKSDHGALENASGRYIIKSTGNKTELRILKLDIEQDTGNYFCNGSNPYGTGAATVSLRVRSRLAALWPFLGIVAEVLVLVTIIFIYEKRRKPDEVPDDDDGGSAPLKSNATNHKDKNVRQRNAN, from the exons atggcggcgggcgcggcgggaACCCGCGCGGTCCTGGCGCTGCTCGTCTTGTGCTCGATGGCCGCCGGCGCCGCGGGGACAA GTCCAGAAATTACTGCTCATGTCACTGAGAGTTCTGGCAATCTGATCCTCAGCTGTAACATGTCTGCACCACACCTCAGCATCTCGGGCCACAAGTGGATTCGCAATGAGAAGGTCTTGGAGGAGGACGAGAACGCGGGTACTTTCACCAGCTACAC AATcaaagggaagagggaggagaaCTCTGGTGTCTACGAGTGCGTCTTCGAAGCAAACCCACAAATAAGAGGACAAGTGAATATCTCTG TTGCCCCTCAGGTGGAAGCATACAAGAAGTCCGAGCATGGGAATGAGGGGGACATGGGTGTGCTGATCTGCAAGAATCCCTCTTTCCCCGCTGTCACCACTTGGTCCTGGTCCAAAAGCGATCACGGG gCCTTGGAGAACGCCTCTGGCCGCTACATCATCAAGTCCACTGGCAACAAGACAGAGCTACGCATCCTTAAACTGGATATTGAGCAGGACACAGGCAACTATTTCTGCAATGGCTCCAACCCCTACGGCACCGGGGCAGCCACGGTGAGCCTGCGCGTCCGCAGCCGCCTGGCAGCACTCTGGCCCTTCCTGGGCATCGTGGCAGAGGTCCTCGTTCTTGTCACCATCATCTTCATCTATGAGAAGAGGAGGAAGCCAGATGAGGTTCCTGATG ATGATGATGGAGGCTCTGCACCACT gAAGAGCAATGCCACAAACCACAAGGACAAGAACGTCCGCCAGAGAAATGCAAACTAA
- the BSG gene encoding basigin isoform X2 yields the protein MAAGAAGTRAVLALLVLCSMAAGAAGTTGFIKSPLSQKRLTQDSVELYCEAIGNPIPEIQWWFEGNDPNETYAQLWDGARQDRVKINATYNLHSTSTISITNLTGEDSGMYECRASNDPDRNHLSKSPKVKWIRSQANVFVIERPEITAHVTESSGNLILSCNMSAPHLSISGHKWIRNEKVLEEDENAGTFTSYTIKGKREENSGVYECVFEANPQIRGQVNISVAPQVEAYKKSEHGNEGDMGVLICKNPSFPAVTTWSWSKSDHGALENASGRYIIKSTGNKTELRILKLDIEQDTGNYFCNGSNPYGTGAATVSLRVRSRLAALWPFLGIVAEVLVLVTIIFIYEKRRKPDEVPDDDDGGSAPLKSNATNHKDKNVRQRNAN from the exons atggcggcgggcgcggcgggaACCCGCGCGGTCCTGGCGCTGCTCGTCTTGTGCTCGATGGCCGCCGGCGCCGCGGGGACAA CTGGTTTTATAAAGTCACCGCTGTCTCAAAAGAGACTGACTCAGGACAGCGTGGAGTTGTACTGCGAGGCGATTGGCAATCCCATCCCTGAGATCCAGTGGTGGTTTGAGGGCAACGACCCCAATGAGACCTatgcccagctctgggatggcgCACGGCAGGACCGTGTCAAAATCAACGCCACCTACAACCTGCACTCTACCAGCACCATCTCCATCACAAACCTCACGGGCGAAGACTCGGGCATGTATGAGTGCCGGGCCAGCAACGACCCCGACCGCAACCACTTGTCGAAGAGCCCCAAAGTCAAGTGGATCCGTTCCCAGGCGAACGTTTTTGTCATCGAAC GTCCAGAAATTACTGCTCATGTCACTGAGAGTTCTGGCAATCTGATCCTCAGCTGTAACATGTCTGCACCACACCTCAGCATCTCGGGCCACAAGTGGATTCGCAATGAGAAGGTCTTGGAGGAGGACGAGAACGCGGGTACTTTCACCAGCTACAC AATcaaagggaagagggaggagaaCTCTGGTGTCTACGAGTGCGTCTTCGAAGCAAACCCACAAATAAGAGGACAAGTGAATATCTCTG TTGCCCCTCAGGTGGAAGCATACAAGAAGTCCGAGCATGGGAATGAGGGGGACATGGGTGTGCTGATCTGCAAGAATCCCTCTTTCCCCGCTGTCACCACTTGGTCCTGGTCCAAAAGCGATCACGGG gCCTTGGAGAACGCCTCTGGCCGCTACATCATCAAGTCCACTGGCAACAAGACAGAGCTACGCATCCTTAAACTGGATATTGAGCAGGACACAGGCAACTATTTCTGCAATGGCTCCAACCCCTACGGCACCGGGGCAGCCACGGTGAGCCTGCGCGTCCGCAGCCGCCTGGCAGCACTCTGGCCCTTCCTGGGCATCGTGGCAGAGGTCCTCGTTCTTGTCACCATCATCTTCATCTATGAGAAGAGGAGGAAGCCAGATGAGGTTCCTGATG ATGATGATGGAGGCTCTGCACCACT gAAGAGCAATGCCACAAACCACAAGGACAAGAACGTCCGCCAGAGAAATGCAAACTAA